The Gymnogyps californianus isolate 813 chromosome 5, ASM1813914v2, whole genome shotgun sequence genome contains a region encoding:
- the CTTN gene encoding src substrate cortactin isoform X4, translated as MVLQMWKATAGHTISVHQDDGADDWETDPDFVNDVSEKEQRWGAKTVKGSGHQEHINIHQLRENVFQEHQNLKEKELETGPKASHGYGGKFGVEQDRMDKSAVGHEYQSKLSKHCSQVDSVKGFGGKFGVQTDRVDQSAVGFEYQGKTEKHASQKDYSSGFGGKYGVQADRVDKSAVGFDYQGKTEKHESQKDYSKGFGGKYGVDKDKVDKSAVGFEYQGKTEKHESQKDYVKGFGGKFGVQTDRQDKCALGWDHQEKVQLHESQKDYKSGFGGKFGVQTERQDPSAVGFDYKEKLAKHESQQDYSKGFGGKYGVQKDRMDKNAATFEDIEKPASTYQKTKPIEAVANKTSSIRANFENLAKEKEQEDRRKAEAERAQRMAREKQEQEEARRKLEEQAKAKKQTPPPSPTTQPAEQKAPSSPVYEDAVSYEAESAYKNSSATCSAAREPESGYKAAESDYQEAVSQREAEYEPETVYEVAGAGDHYQAEENAYDEYENELGITAIALYDYQAAGDDEISFDPDDIITNIEMIDDGWWRGVCKGRYGLFPANYVELRQ; from the exons ATGGTGTTGCAGATGTGGAAGGCTACTGCAGGCCACACCATTTCTGTCCATCAGGATGACGGAGCCGATGACTGGGAGACAGATCCTGATTTTGTG AACGATGTGAGTGAGAAAGAACAGCGCTGGGGAGCTAAAACTGTGAAAGGATCCGGCCATCAAGAGCACATCAA TATTCATCAGCTGAGAGAGAATGTATTCCAAGAACACCAGAACCTCAAAGAGAAGGAGCTTGAAACAGGACCAAAAGCTTCCCATGGCTATGGAGGGAAATTTGGCGTTGAACAAGATCGCATGGATAAA TCAGCTGTTGGACATGAATATCAATCCAAACTTTCTAAGCATTGCTCCCAAGTGGATTCAGTGAAAGGGTTTGGTGGCAAGTTTGGAGTACAAACCGATAGAGTTGACCAG tcAGCTGTTGGGTTTGAATATCAGGGGAAAACTGAGAAGCATGCCTCCCAAAAAG ACTACTCAAGTGGTTTTGGTGGAAAATACGGAGTACAGGCTGACAGAGTGGACAAGAGTGCCGTGGGGTTTGATTATCAGGGTAAAACTGAGAAACACGAGTCACAGAAGG ATTATTCCAAGGGCTTTGGTGGTAAATATGGTGTTGACAAGGACAAAGTGGACAAAAGTGCTGTTGGCTTTGAATATCAAGGCAAAACGGAAAAACATGAATCACAGAAAG ATTATGTAAAGGGGTTTGGAGGCAAGTTTGGtgtgcagacagacagacaagacAAATGTGCGCTTGGCTGGGATCACCAGGAGAAAGTGCAGCTGCATGAATCCCAGAAAG ACTATAAGAGTGGTTTCGGAGGGAAATTTGGTGTACAGACAGAAAGGCAGGACCCATCTGCTGTGGGGTTTGATTACAAGGAGAAACTAGCCAAGCATGAATCTCAACAAG ATTATTCGAAAGGATTTGGTGGGAAGTATGGTGTGCAGAAAGACCGGATGGATAAG AATGCAGCAACTTTTGAAGATATTGAGAAACCAGCATCAACTTATCAGAAGACCAAGCCAATAGAAGCTG tTGCTAATAAAACAAGCAGCATCCGAGCTAACTTTGAAAACCTAGCCaaggaaaaagagcaggaagacCGAAGGAAGGCAGAAGCTGAGAGAGCACAAAGAATGGCCAGGGAGaaacaagaacaggaggaggctCGAAGGAAACTGGAG GAACAAGCTAAAGCCAAAAAACAAACTCCACCGCCATCTCCTACCACGCAGCCAGCTGAGCAGAAGGCACCCTCAAGCCCAGTCTATGAG GATGCAGTTTCCTATGAAGCAGAGTCTGCCTACAAGAATTCCAGCGCAACGTGTTCAGCTGCGCGTGAGCCAGAGTCCGGCTACAAAGCTGCAGAGTCGGACTACCAAGAAGCAGTGAGTCAGCGAGAGGCAGAATATGAACCAGAGACTGTCTATGAAGTGGCAGGGGCAGGAGACCATTACCAAGCAG AAGAAAACGCTTATGATGAATACGAAAATGAACTTGGAATTACAGCCATAGCCCTTTATGATTATCAAGCTG CGGGTGATGACGAGATTTCCTTTGACCCAGATGACATCATCACAAACATAGAAATGATTGATGACGGCTGGTGGAGGGGTGTCTGCAAAGGCCGATACGGGTTGTTCCCTGCGAATTATGTGGAGCTGAGACAATAA
- the CTTN gene encoding src substrate cortactin isoform X3, which translates to MWKATAGHTISVHQDDGADDWETDPDFVNDVSEKEQRWGAKTVKGSGHQEHINIHQLRENVFQEHQNLKEKELETGPKASHGYGGKFGVEQDRMDKSAVGFEYQGKTEKHASQKDYSSGFGGKYGVQADRVDKSAVGFDYQGKTEKHESQKDYSKGFGGKYGVDKDKVDKSAVGFEYQGKTEKHESQKDYVKGFGGKFGVQTDRQDKCALGWDHQEKVQLHESQKDYKSGFGGKFGVQTERQDPSAVGFDYKEKLAKHESQQDYSKGFGGKYGVQKDRMDKNAATFEDIEKPASTYQKTKPIEAVANKTSSIRANFENLAKEKEQEDRRKAEAERAQRMAREKQEQEEARRKLEEQAKAKKQTPPPSPTTQPAEQKAPSSPVYEDAVSYEAESAYKNSSATCSAAREPESGYKAAESDYQEAVSQREAEYEPETVYEVAGAGDHYQAEENAYDEYENELGITAIALYDYQAAGDDEISFDPDDIITNIEMIDDGWWRGVCKGRYGLFPANYVELRQ; encoded by the exons ATGTGGAAGGCTACTGCAGGCCACACCATTTCTGTCCATCAGGATGACGGAGCCGATGACTGGGAGACAGATCCTGATTTTGTG AACGATGTGAGTGAGAAAGAACAGCGCTGGGGAGCTAAAACTGTGAAAGGATCCGGCCATCAAGAGCACATCAA TATTCATCAGCTGAGAGAGAATGTATTCCAAGAACACCAGAACCTCAAAGAGAAGGAGCTTGAAACAGGACCAAAAGCTTCCCATGGCTATGGAGGGAAATTTGGCGTTGAACAAGATCGCATGGATAAA tcAGCTGTTGGGTTTGAATATCAGGGGAAAACTGAGAAGCATGCCTCCCAAAAAG ACTACTCAAGTGGTTTTGGTGGAAAATACGGAGTACAGGCTGACAGAGTGGACAAGAGTGCCGTGGGGTTTGATTATCAGGGTAAAACTGAGAAACACGAGTCACAGAAGG ATTATTCCAAGGGCTTTGGTGGTAAATATGGTGTTGACAAGGACAAAGTGGACAAAAGTGCTGTTGGCTTTGAATATCAAGGCAAAACGGAAAAACATGAATCACAGAAAG ATTATGTAAAGGGGTTTGGAGGCAAGTTTGGtgtgcagacagacagacaagacAAATGTGCGCTTGGCTGGGATCACCAGGAGAAAGTGCAGCTGCATGAATCCCAGAAAG ACTATAAGAGTGGTTTCGGAGGGAAATTTGGTGTACAGACAGAAAGGCAGGACCCATCTGCTGTGGGGTTTGATTACAAGGAGAAACTAGCCAAGCATGAATCTCAACAAG ATTATTCGAAAGGATTTGGTGGGAAGTATGGTGTGCAGAAAGACCGGATGGATAAG AATGCAGCAACTTTTGAAGATATTGAGAAACCAGCATCAACTTATCAGAAGACCAAGCCAATAGAAGCTG tTGCTAATAAAACAAGCAGCATCCGAGCTAACTTTGAAAACCTAGCCaaggaaaaagagcaggaagacCGAAGGAAGGCAGAAGCTGAGAGAGCACAAAGAATGGCCAGGGAGaaacaagaacaggaggaggctCGAAGGAAACTGGAG GAACAAGCTAAAGCCAAAAAACAAACTCCACCGCCATCTCCTACCACGCAGCCAGCTGAGCAGAAGGCACCCTCAAGCCCAGTCTATGAG GATGCAGTTTCCTATGAAGCAGAGTCTGCCTACAAGAATTCCAGCGCAACGTGTTCAGCTGCGCGTGAGCCAGAGTCCGGCTACAAAGCTGCAGAGTCGGACTACCAAGAAGCAGTGAGTCAGCGAGAGGCAGAATATGAACCAGAGACTGTCTATGAAGTGGCAGGGGCAGGAGACCATTACCAAGCAG AAGAAAACGCTTATGATGAATACGAAAATGAACTTGGAATTACAGCCATAGCCCTTTATGATTATCAAGCTG CGGGTGATGACGAGATTTCCTTTGACCCAGATGACATCATCACAAACATAGAAATGATTGATGACGGCTGGTGGAGGGGTGTCTGCAAAGGCCGATACGGGTTGTTCCCTGCGAATTATGTGGAGCTGAGACAATAA
- the CTTN gene encoding src substrate cortactin isoform X2, which translates to MWKATAGHTISVHQDDGADDWETDPDFVNDVSEKEQRWGAKTVKGSGHQEHINIHQLRENVFQEHQNLKEKELETGPKASHGYGGKFGVEQDRMDKSAVGHEYQSKLSKHCSQVDSVKGFGGKFGVQTDRVDQSAVGFEYQGKTEKHASQKDYSSGFGGKYGVQADRVDKSAVGFDYQGKTEKHESQKDYSKGFGGKYGVDKDKVDKSAVGFEYQGKTEKHESQKDYVKGFGGKFGVQTDRQDKCALGWDHQEKVQLHESQKDYSKGFGGKYGVQKDRMDKNAATFEDIEKPASTYQKTKPIEAVANKTSSIRANFENLAKEKEQEDRRKAEAERAQRMAREKQEQEEARRKLEEQAKAKKQTPPPSPTTQPAEQKAPSSPVYEDAVSYEAESAYKNSSATCSAAREPESGYKAAESDYQEAVSQREAEYEPETVYEVAGAGDHYQAEENAYDEYENELGITAIALYDYQAAGDDEISFDPDDIITNIEMIDDGWWRGVCKGRYGLFPANYVELRQ; encoded by the exons ATGTGGAAGGCTACTGCAGGCCACACCATTTCTGTCCATCAGGATGACGGAGCCGATGACTGGGAGACAGATCCTGATTTTGTG AACGATGTGAGTGAGAAAGAACAGCGCTGGGGAGCTAAAACTGTGAAAGGATCCGGCCATCAAGAGCACATCAA TATTCATCAGCTGAGAGAGAATGTATTCCAAGAACACCAGAACCTCAAAGAGAAGGAGCTTGAAACAGGACCAAAAGCTTCCCATGGCTATGGAGGGAAATTTGGCGTTGAACAAGATCGCATGGATAAA TCAGCTGTTGGACATGAATATCAATCCAAACTTTCTAAGCATTGCTCCCAAGTGGATTCAGTGAAAGGGTTTGGTGGCAAGTTTGGAGTACAAACCGATAGAGTTGACCAG tcAGCTGTTGGGTTTGAATATCAGGGGAAAACTGAGAAGCATGCCTCCCAAAAAG ACTACTCAAGTGGTTTTGGTGGAAAATACGGAGTACAGGCTGACAGAGTGGACAAGAGTGCCGTGGGGTTTGATTATCAGGGTAAAACTGAGAAACACGAGTCACAGAAGG ATTATTCCAAGGGCTTTGGTGGTAAATATGGTGTTGACAAGGACAAAGTGGACAAAAGTGCTGTTGGCTTTGAATATCAAGGCAAAACGGAAAAACATGAATCACAGAAAG ATTATGTAAAGGGGTTTGGAGGCAAGTTTGGtgtgcagacagacagacaagacAAATGTGCGCTTGGCTGGGATCACCAGGAGAAAGTGCAGCTGCATGAATCCCAGAAAG ATTATTCGAAAGGATTTGGTGGGAAGTATGGTGTGCAGAAAGACCGGATGGATAAG AATGCAGCAACTTTTGAAGATATTGAGAAACCAGCATCAACTTATCAGAAGACCAAGCCAATAGAAGCTG tTGCTAATAAAACAAGCAGCATCCGAGCTAACTTTGAAAACCTAGCCaaggaaaaagagcaggaagacCGAAGGAAGGCAGAAGCTGAGAGAGCACAAAGAATGGCCAGGGAGaaacaagaacaggaggaggctCGAAGGAAACTGGAG GAACAAGCTAAAGCCAAAAAACAAACTCCACCGCCATCTCCTACCACGCAGCCAGCTGAGCAGAAGGCACCCTCAAGCCCAGTCTATGAG GATGCAGTTTCCTATGAAGCAGAGTCTGCCTACAAGAATTCCAGCGCAACGTGTTCAGCTGCGCGTGAGCCAGAGTCCGGCTACAAAGCTGCAGAGTCGGACTACCAAGAAGCAGTGAGTCAGCGAGAGGCAGAATATGAACCAGAGACTGTCTATGAAGTGGCAGGGGCAGGAGACCATTACCAAGCAG AAGAAAACGCTTATGATGAATACGAAAATGAACTTGGAATTACAGCCATAGCCCTTTATGATTATCAAGCTG CGGGTGATGACGAGATTTCCTTTGACCCAGATGACATCATCACAAACATAGAAATGATTGATGACGGCTGGTGGAGGGGTGTCTGCAAAGGCCGATACGGGTTGTTCCCTGCGAATTATGTGGAGCTGAGACAATAA
- the CTTN gene encoding src substrate cortactin isoform X1 yields the protein MWKATAGHTISVHQDDGADDWETDPDFVNDVSEKEQRWGAKTVKGSGHQEHINIHQLRENVFQEHQNLKEKELETGPKASHGYGGKFGVEQDRMDKSAVGHEYQSKLSKHCSQVDSVKGFGGKFGVQTDRVDQSAVGFEYQGKTEKHASQKDYSSGFGGKYGVQADRVDKSAVGFDYQGKTEKHESQKDYSKGFGGKYGVDKDKVDKSAVGFEYQGKTEKHESQKDYVKGFGGKFGVQTDRQDKCALGWDHQEKVQLHESQKDYKSGFGGKFGVQTERQDPSAVGFDYKEKLAKHESQQDYSKGFGGKYGVQKDRMDKNAATFEDIEKPASTYQKTKPIEAVANKTSSIRANFENLAKEKEQEDRRKAEAERAQRMAREKQEQEEARRKLEEQAKAKKQTPPPSPTTQPAEQKAPSSPVYEDAVSYEAESAYKNSSATCSAAREPESGYKAAESDYQEAVSQREAEYEPETVYEVAGAGDHYQAEENAYDEYENELGITAIALYDYQAAGDDEISFDPDDIITNIEMIDDGWWRGVCKGRYGLFPANYVELRQ from the exons ATGTGGAAGGCTACTGCAGGCCACACCATTTCTGTCCATCAGGATGACGGAGCCGATGACTGGGAGACAGATCCTGATTTTGTG AACGATGTGAGTGAGAAAGAACAGCGCTGGGGAGCTAAAACTGTGAAAGGATCCGGCCATCAAGAGCACATCAA TATTCATCAGCTGAGAGAGAATGTATTCCAAGAACACCAGAACCTCAAAGAGAAGGAGCTTGAAACAGGACCAAAAGCTTCCCATGGCTATGGAGGGAAATTTGGCGTTGAACAAGATCGCATGGATAAA TCAGCTGTTGGACATGAATATCAATCCAAACTTTCTAAGCATTGCTCCCAAGTGGATTCAGTGAAAGGGTTTGGTGGCAAGTTTGGAGTACAAACCGATAGAGTTGACCAG tcAGCTGTTGGGTTTGAATATCAGGGGAAAACTGAGAAGCATGCCTCCCAAAAAG ACTACTCAAGTGGTTTTGGTGGAAAATACGGAGTACAGGCTGACAGAGTGGACAAGAGTGCCGTGGGGTTTGATTATCAGGGTAAAACTGAGAAACACGAGTCACAGAAGG ATTATTCCAAGGGCTTTGGTGGTAAATATGGTGTTGACAAGGACAAAGTGGACAAAAGTGCTGTTGGCTTTGAATATCAAGGCAAAACGGAAAAACATGAATCACAGAAAG ATTATGTAAAGGGGTTTGGAGGCAAGTTTGGtgtgcagacagacagacaagacAAATGTGCGCTTGGCTGGGATCACCAGGAGAAAGTGCAGCTGCATGAATCCCAGAAAG ACTATAAGAGTGGTTTCGGAGGGAAATTTGGTGTACAGACAGAAAGGCAGGACCCATCTGCTGTGGGGTTTGATTACAAGGAGAAACTAGCCAAGCATGAATCTCAACAAG ATTATTCGAAAGGATTTGGTGGGAAGTATGGTGTGCAGAAAGACCGGATGGATAAG AATGCAGCAACTTTTGAAGATATTGAGAAACCAGCATCAACTTATCAGAAGACCAAGCCAATAGAAGCTG tTGCTAATAAAACAAGCAGCATCCGAGCTAACTTTGAAAACCTAGCCaaggaaaaagagcaggaagacCGAAGGAAGGCAGAAGCTGAGAGAGCACAAAGAATGGCCAGGGAGaaacaagaacaggaggaggctCGAAGGAAACTGGAG GAACAAGCTAAAGCCAAAAAACAAACTCCACCGCCATCTCCTACCACGCAGCCAGCTGAGCAGAAGGCACCCTCAAGCCCAGTCTATGAG GATGCAGTTTCCTATGAAGCAGAGTCTGCCTACAAGAATTCCAGCGCAACGTGTTCAGCTGCGCGTGAGCCAGAGTCCGGCTACAAAGCTGCAGAGTCGGACTACCAAGAAGCAGTGAGTCAGCGAGAGGCAGAATATGAACCAGAGACTGTCTATGAAGTGGCAGGGGCAGGAGACCATTACCAAGCAG AAGAAAACGCTTATGATGAATACGAAAATGAACTTGGAATTACAGCCATAGCCCTTTATGATTATCAAGCTG CGGGTGATGACGAGATTTCCTTTGACCCAGATGACATCATCACAAACATAGAAATGATTGATGACGGCTGGTGGAGGGGTGTCTGCAAAGGCCGATACGGGTTGTTCCCTGCGAATTATGTGGAGCTGAGACAATAA